From one Brachypodium distachyon strain Bd21 chromosome 4, Brachypodium_distachyon_v3.0, whole genome shotgun sequence genomic stretch:
- the LOC100833105 gene encoding HSP-interacting protein isoform X1, with translation MEEEMPGEKELSEPGSINCASSSSNSPCNSRISSQNNPNSLVDRDDDNISTGVVVELKEGMSTSELKEGATMELKEEGANIEVLKEEVTTTELKKGSAIDLMEEGVAINPVLEKEGVAIDLKKKEHMDTDLKEKGATFKESKEEGAPIELEKRSNHEKAIQLKRDGTRLFQQRDYEGAACAFDNAIKLLPKEHDDIAFLHCNIAACYMHMNPEDYERAIDECNSALEASPKYTKALLKRARCFEALDRLDLACKDAQKVLSLEPNNITALELFESIREEMEETEMLLENQLAVSLPEEPKSIVSAKERIKRKVSRRFRNNSIVEEEVWLIHDDEMQENDQDSKEEECDEENDHHMTSNLNNEENDSEEMRSKHDEDNCRYTEQQNHMKHSQYRQGPANDECQLLHHASWDMEEMHRKQTHSQNKALKELDVRSCQQHQQEMHPKQDQISGVNKRQKQIEEEIRRTSPSKNENRIEMYERHIKEKHSERHISRGEEDKQEKQMGIKVASHGKDQQYQQHIKEKKDSNKETRTVKFVLGDDIRIALVPENCSLIQLINIARCKYSPHLKAMLLKFKDIEGDLVTITSTEELRWVEDLKQGPARLYIKEVSPEREITRDIVMPSISIATLQKKHSISECGSSRHAAEEEKNSSYVDDWMVQFARLFKNHVGFDSDAYVDLRDLGTRLYYEAMEDTITSEEAQEIFHAAEAKFQEMAALALFNWGNIHMSRAKKRLVLSEDATKESVLSQVKSAYEWACAEYVKAGKKFEDTVDVKPDFYEGLIALGHQQFEQAKLSWRYADACKVDMGTEVLELFNRAEDNMEKGMEMWEGIEYLRVKGMSKSKKEKILLDKLGLDGHQQDLTADEAVEQASNMRSQLNISWGTILYERSVVELKLGLSSWEESLTEAIEKFKTGGASLADISVMVKNHCINEKTQEGLSFKIDEIVQAWNEMYDAKKLKNGWQLLGTVYIQEFQRVTFPIQTIRAAKNALVKLTIHFTSWTSTDVLKCIDCVLLDI, from the exons atggaggaggagatgccAGGCGAGAAGGAACTAAGCGAACCAGGATCAATTAATTGCGCAAGTAGTTCAAGCAACAGCCCGTGCAACTCAAGGATCAGCAGCCAAAACAATCCCAATTCACTGGTGGATAGAGATGATGATAACATCTCTACTGGGGTGGTTGTTGAGTTAAAGGAGGGGATGAGCACTTCTGAATTGAAGGAGGGGGCGACTATGGAAttgaaggaggagggggccAATATCGAAGTCTTGAAGGAGGAGGTTACAACTACCGAATTGAAGAAGGGGTCAGCTATTGACTTGATGGAGGAAGGGGTGGCGATTAACCCAGTCCTGGAGAAGGAGGGAGTGGCTATCgacctgaagaagaaggagcatATGGATACTGATTTGAAGGAGAAGGGGGCGACATTCAAAGAATCCAAGGAAGAGGGGGCGCCGATCGAATTGGAGAAGAGGAGCAACCATGAGAAGGCTATCCAACTGAAGAGGGATGGGACAAGGCTATTCCAGCAGCGGGACTACGAGGGAGCAGCCTGTGCATTTGACAATGCAATAAAATTGTTGCCGAAGGAACACGATGATATCGCCTTCCTCCACTGCAATATTGCTGCTTGTTACATGCACATGAACCCTGAGGATTATGAGCGTGCCATTGATGAGTGCAACTCGGCACTGGAGGCATCACCCAAGTATACAAAGGCATTACTGAAAAGGGCACGATGCTTTGAAGCATTGGATAGGTTGGATCTAGCTTGTAAGGATGCGCAGAAGGTGCTGAGCTTGGAACCCAACAATATTACTGCATTGGAGCTCTTTGAGAGCATTAGGGAAGAGATGGAGGAGACAGAAATGCTTTTGGAGAATCAGCTGGCTGTGTCATTACCAGAGGAGCCTAAGTCCATTGTTTCTGCAAAAGAGAGGATCAAGAGGAAAGTATCTCGCAGATTTAGAAACAATTCTATAGTCGAGGAAGAGGTGTGGTTGATTCATGATGATGAGATGCAAGAGAATGACCAAGACAGCAAGGAAGAAGAGTGCGATGAAGAAAACGACCACCATATGACAAGTAATTTAAATAATGAAGAAAATGACAGTGAGGAGATGCGGTCAAAGCATGATGAGGATAACTGCAGGTACACTGAACAGCAGAACCATATGAAGCATAGCCAGTACAGACAAGGACCAGCAAACGATGAATGTCAGCTACTGCATCATGCTTCATGGGACATGGAAGAGATGCACCGCAAACAAACTCACAGTCAAAACAAGGCCCTCAAAGAGCTAGATGTGAGAAGCTGTCAGCAGCATCAGCAGGAGATGCATCCAAAGCAGGATCAAATCTCTGGTGTGAACAAACGTCAAAAGCAAATTGAGGAGGAGATTCGAAGAACTAGTCCTAGCAAAAACGAGAACCGTATTGAGATGTACGAAAGGcatataaaagaaaaacactcaGAGCGGCATATTAGTCGTGGTGAGGAGGACAAGCAGGAAAAGCAGATGGGAATCAAAGTAGCAAGTCATGGGAAAGACCAGCAGTACCAACAACAcatcaaggagaagaaggattcAAATAAAGAAACAAGGACTGTAAAGTTTGTGTTGGGAGATGATATAAGGATTGCTCTGGTTCCAGAAAATTGTAGTCTGATACAATTGATAAACATAGCTCGGTGTAAGTACAGTCCCCACCTCAAGGCAATGCTTCTTAAATTTAAGGACATAGAAGGCGACTTGGTGACAATTACGTCGACTGAAGAACTAAGGTGGGTTGAGGACCTAAAACAAGGACCAGCTCGGTTGTACATAAAAGAAGTAAGTCCTGAGCGTGAGATCACAAGGGACATTGTTATGCCCAGTATTTCTATTGCAACATTACAAAAAAAGCATAGCATCTCCGAGTGTGGAAGCTCTAGGCatgcagcagaagaagaaaagaactcCTCATATGTTGATGACTGGATGGTACAGTTTGCTCGTCTATTCAAGAACCATGTTGGTTTTGATTCTGATGCATATGTGGATCTCCGTGACCTTGGTACACGGCTGTATTATGAAGCGATGGAAGACACCATCACCAGCGAAGAAGCTCAAGAGATATTCCATGCTGCAGAGGCGAAATTTCAAGAAATGGCAGCTCTAGCATTGTTTAATTGGGGCAACATCCACATGTCTCGTGCAAAGAAGAGATTAGTTTTATCTGAAGATGCTACCAAGGAATCTGTACTTTCTCAGGTTAAAAGTGCATATGAATGGGCATGCGCTGAATATGTCAAGGCTGGAAAGAAGTTTGAAGACACTGTGGATGTAAAACCGGACTTTTATGAAGGCCTCATTGCACTTGGACATCAGCAGTTTGAGCAAGCAAAGCTTTCTTGGCGTTATGCAGATGCATGTAAGGTAGACATGGGAACTGAAGTACTAGAACTATTTAACCGTGCTGAGGACAATATGGAAAAAGGAATGGAGATGTGGGAGGGAATAGAATATTTGCGGGTGAAAGGGATGTCTAAAtcaaaaaaggagaaaatcctACTGGATAAGTTGGGCTTGGATGGGCATCAACAAGATTTAACAGCAGATGAAGCGGTTGAGCAAGCTTCAAATATGCGATCACAGCTAAACATTTCATGGGGTACCATTCTTTATGAACGTTCAGTGGTAGAACTTAAATTAGGTCTTTCTAGCTGGGAGGAAAGTCTCACCGAAGCAATTGAAAAATTTAAGACTGGTGGAGCTTCTCTGGCAGATATCAGTGTAATGGTAAAGAACCATTGTATAAATGAGAAAACTCAAGAAG GATTGAGCTTCAAGATTGATGAGATAGTTCAAGCATGGAACGAAATGTATGATGCTAAAAAGTTGAAAAATG GGTGGCAACTGCTTGGAACTGTCTACATTCAAGAATTCCAACGGGTGACATTTCCAATTCAAACTATAAGAGCTGCTAAGAATGCACTTGTAAAGTTAACAATACATTTCACAAGCTGGACATCCACTGACGTATTAAAATGTATCGACTGTGTATTATTAGATATATAG
- the LOC100833105 gene encoding HSP-interacting protein isoform X3: MEEEMPGEKELSEPGSINCASSSSNSPCNSRISSQNNPNSLVDRDDDNISTGVVVELKEGMSTSELKEGATMELKEEGANIEVLKEEVTTTELKKGSAIDLMEEGVAINPVLEKEGVAIDLKKKEHMDTDLKEKGATFKESKEEGAPIELEKRSNHEKAIQLKRDGTRLFQQRDYEGAACAFDNAIKLLPKEHDDIAFLHCNIAACYMHMNPEDYERAIDECNSALEASPKYTKALLKRARCFEALDRLDLACKDAQKVLSLEPNNITALELFESIREEMEETEMLLENQLAVSLPEEPKSIVSAKERIKRKVSRRFRNNSIVEEEVWLIHDDEMQENDQDSKEEECDEENDHHMTSNLNNEENDSEEMRSKHDEDNCRYTEQQNHMKHSQYRQGPANDECQLLHHASWDMEEMHRKQTHSQNKALKELDVRSCQQHQQEMHPKQDQISGVNKRQKQIEEEIRRTSPSKNENRIEMYERHIKEKHSERHISRGEEDKQEKQMGIKVASHGKDQQYQQHIKEKKDSNKETRTVKFVLGDDIRIALVPENCSLIQLINIARCKYSPHLKAMLLKFKDIEGDLVTITSTEELRWVEDLKQGPARLYIKEVSPEREITRDIVMPSISIATLQKKHSISECGSSRHAAEEEKNSSYVDDWMVQFARLFKNHVGFDSDAYVDLRDLGTRLYYEAMEDTITSEEAQEIFHAAEAKFQEMAALALFNWGNIHMSRAKKRLVLSEDATKESVLSQVKSAYEWACAEYVKAGKKFEDTVDVKPDFYEGLIALGHQQFEQAKLSWRYADACKVDMGTEVLELFNRAEDNMEKGMEMWEGIEYLRVKGMSKSKKEKILLDKLGLDGHQQDLTADEAVEQASNMRSQLNISWGTILYERSVVELKLGLSSWEESLTEAIEKFKTGGASLADISVMVKNHCINEKTQEGLSFKIDEIVQAWNEMYDAKKLKNGVGAVGMDANFDTI; the protein is encoded by the exons atggaggaggagatgccAGGCGAGAAGGAACTAAGCGAACCAGGATCAATTAATTGCGCAAGTAGTTCAAGCAACAGCCCGTGCAACTCAAGGATCAGCAGCCAAAACAATCCCAATTCACTGGTGGATAGAGATGATGATAACATCTCTACTGGGGTGGTTGTTGAGTTAAAGGAGGGGATGAGCACTTCTGAATTGAAGGAGGGGGCGACTATGGAAttgaaggaggagggggccAATATCGAAGTCTTGAAGGAGGAGGTTACAACTACCGAATTGAAGAAGGGGTCAGCTATTGACTTGATGGAGGAAGGGGTGGCGATTAACCCAGTCCTGGAGAAGGAGGGAGTGGCTATCgacctgaagaagaaggagcatATGGATACTGATTTGAAGGAGAAGGGGGCGACATTCAAAGAATCCAAGGAAGAGGGGGCGCCGATCGAATTGGAGAAGAGGAGCAACCATGAGAAGGCTATCCAACTGAAGAGGGATGGGACAAGGCTATTCCAGCAGCGGGACTACGAGGGAGCAGCCTGTGCATTTGACAATGCAATAAAATTGTTGCCGAAGGAACACGATGATATCGCCTTCCTCCACTGCAATATTGCTGCTTGTTACATGCACATGAACCCTGAGGATTATGAGCGTGCCATTGATGAGTGCAACTCGGCACTGGAGGCATCACCCAAGTATACAAAGGCATTACTGAAAAGGGCACGATGCTTTGAAGCATTGGATAGGTTGGATCTAGCTTGTAAGGATGCGCAGAAGGTGCTGAGCTTGGAACCCAACAATATTACTGCATTGGAGCTCTTTGAGAGCATTAGGGAAGAGATGGAGGAGACAGAAATGCTTTTGGAGAATCAGCTGGCTGTGTCATTACCAGAGGAGCCTAAGTCCATTGTTTCTGCAAAAGAGAGGATCAAGAGGAAAGTATCTCGCAGATTTAGAAACAATTCTATAGTCGAGGAAGAGGTGTGGTTGATTCATGATGATGAGATGCAAGAGAATGACCAAGACAGCAAGGAAGAAGAGTGCGATGAAGAAAACGACCACCATATGACAAGTAATTTAAATAATGAAGAAAATGACAGTGAGGAGATGCGGTCAAAGCATGATGAGGATAACTGCAGGTACACTGAACAGCAGAACCATATGAAGCATAGCCAGTACAGACAAGGACCAGCAAACGATGAATGTCAGCTACTGCATCATGCTTCATGGGACATGGAAGAGATGCACCGCAAACAAACTCACAGTCAAAACAAGGCCCTCAAAGAGCTAGATGTGAGAAGCTGTCAGCAGCATCAGCAGGAGATGCATCCAAAGCAGGATCAAATCTCTGGTGTGAACAAACGTCAAAAGCAAATTGAGGAGGAGATTCGAAGAACTAGTCCTAGCAAAAACGAGAACCGTATTGAGATGTACGAAAGGcatataaaagaaaaacactcaGAGCGGCATATTAGTCGTGGTGAGGAGGACAAGCAGGAAAAGCAGATGGGAATCAAAGTAGCAAGTCATGGGAAAGACCAGCAGTACCAACAACAcatcaaggagaagaaggattcAAATAAAGAAACAAGGACTGTAAAGTTTGTGTTGGGAGATGATATAAGGATTGCTCTGGTTCCAGAAAATTGTAGTCTGATACAATTGATAAACATAGCTCGGTGTAAGTACAGTCCCCACCTCAAGGCAATGCTTCTTAAATTTAAGGACATAGAAGGCGACTTGGTGACAATTACGTCGACTGAAGAACTAAGGTGGGTTGAGGACCTAAAACAAGGACCAGCTCGGTTGTACATAAAAGAAGTAAGTCCTGAGCGTGAGATCACAAGGGACATTGTTATGCCCAGTATTTCTATTGCAACATTACAAAAAAAGCATAGCATCTCCGAGTGTGGAAGCTCTAGGCatgcagcagaagaagaaaagaactcCTCATATGTTGATGACTGGATGGTACAGTTTGCTCGTCTATTCAAGAACCATGTTGGTTTTGATTCTGATGCATATGTGGATCTCCGTGACCTTGGTACACGGCTGTATTATGAAGCGATGGAAGACACCATCACCAGCGAAGAAGCTCAAGAGATATTCCATGCTGCAGAGGCGAAATTTCAAGAAATGGCAGCTCTAGCATTGTTTAATTGGGGCAACATCCACATGTCTCGTGCAAAGAAGAGATTAGTTTTATCTGAAGATGCTACCAAGGAATCTGTACTTTCTCAGGTTAAAAGTGCATATGAATGGGCATGCGCTGAATATGTCAAGGCTGGAAAGAAGTTTGAAGACACTGTGGATGTAAAACCGGACTTTTATGAAGGCCTCATTGCACTTGGACATCAGCAGTTTGAGCAAGCAAAGCTTTCTTGGCGTTATGCAGATGCATGTAAGGTAGACATGGGAACTGAAGTACTAGAACTATTTAACCGTGCTGAGGACAATATGGAAAAAGGAATGGAGATGTGGGAGGGAATAGAATATTTGCGGGTGAAAGGGATGTCTAAAtcaaaaaaggagaaaatcctACTGGATAAGTTGGGCTTGGATGGGCATCAACAAGATTTAACAGCAGATGAAGCGGTTGAGCAAGCTTCAAATATGCGATCACAGCTAAACATTTCATGGGGTACCATTCTTTATGAACGTTCAGTGGTAGAACTTAAATTAGGTCTTTCTAGCTGGGAGGAAAGTCTCACCGAAGCAATTGAAAAATTTAAGACTGGTGGAGCTTCTCTGGCAGATATCAGTGTAATGGTAAAGAACCATTGTATAAATGAGAAAACTCAAGAAG GATTGAGCTTCAAGATTGATGAGATAGTTCAAGCATGGAACGAAATGTATGATGCTAAAAAGTTGAAAAATG GAGTTGGTGCTgttggcatggatgcaaatttTGATACTATTTAA
- the LOC100833105 gene encoding HSP-interacting protein isoform X2: MEEEMPGEKELSEPGSINCASSSSNSPCNSRISSQNNPNSLVDRDDDNISTGVVVELKEGMSTSELKEGATMELKEEGANIEVLKEEVTTTELKKGSAIDLMEEGVAINPVLEKEGVAIDLKKKEHMDTDLKEKGATFKESKEEGAPIELEKRSNHEKAIQLKRDGTRLFQQRDYEGAACAFDNAIKLLPKEHDDIAFLHCNIAACYMHMNPEDYERAIDECNSALEASPKYTKALLKRARCFEALDRLDLACKDAQKVLSLEPNNITALELFESIREEMEETEMLLENQLAVSLPEEPKSIVSAKERIKRKVSRRFRNNSIVEEEVWLIHDDEMQENDQDSKEEECDEENDHHMTSNLNNEENDSEEMRSKHDEDNCRYTEQQNHMKHSQYRQGPANDECQLLHHASWDMEEMHRKQTHSQNKALKELDVRSCQQHQQEMHPKQDQISGVNKRQKQIEEEIRRTSPSKNENRIEMYERHIKEKHSERHISRGEEDKQEKQMGIKVASHGKDQQYQQHIKEKKDSNKETRTVKFVLGDDIRIALVPENCSLIQLINIARCKYSPHLKAMLLKFKDIEGDLVTITSTEELRWVEDLKQGPARLYIKEVSPEREITRDIVMPSISIATLQKKHSISECGSSRHAAEEEKNSSYVDDWMVQFARLFKNHVGFDSDAYVDLRDLGTRLYYEAMEDTITSEEAQEIFHAAEAKFQEMAALALFNWGNIHMSRAKKRLVLSEDATKESVLSQVKSAYEWACAEYVKAGKKFEDTVDVKPDFYEGLIALGHQQFEQAKLSWRYADACKVDMGTEVLELFNRAEDNMEKGMEMWEGIEYLRVKGMSKSKKEKILLDKLGLDGHQQDLTADEAVEQASNMRSQLNISWGTILYERSVVELKLGLSSWEESLTEAIEKFKTGGASLADISVMVKNHCINEKTQEGLSFKIDEIVQAWNEMYDAKKLKNGSSSFRLEPLFRRQPSKLHNILEHIKYT; the protein is encoded by the exons atggaggaggagatgccAGGCGAGAAGGAACTAAGCGAACCAGGATCAATTAATTGCGCAAGTAGTTCAAGCAACAGCCCGTGCAACTCAAGGATCAGCAGCCAAAACAATCCCAATTCACTGGTGGATAGAGATGATGATAACATCTCTACTGGGGTGGTTGTTGAGTTAAAGGAGGGGATGAGCACTTCTGAATTGAAGGAGGGGGCGACTATGGAAttgaaggaggagggggccAATATCGAAGTCTTGAAGGAGGAGGTTACAACTACCGAATTGAAGAAGGGGTCAGCTATTGACTTGATGGAGGAAGGGGTGGCGATTAACCCAGTCCTGGAGAAGGAGGGAGTGGCTATCgacctgaagaagaaggagcatATGGATACTGATTTGAAGGAGAAGGGGGCGACATTCAAAGAATCCAAGGAAGAGGGGGCGCCGATCGAATTGGAGAAGAGGAGCAACCATGAGAAGGCTATCCAACTGAAGAGGGATGGGACAAGGCTATTCCAGCAGCGGGACTACGAGGGAGCAGCCTGTGCATTTGACAATGCAATAAAATTGTTGCCGAAGGAACACGATGATATCGCCTTCCTCCACTGCAATATTGCTGCTTGTTACATGCACATGAACCCTGAGGATTATGAGCGTGCCATTGATGAGTGCAACTCGGCACTGGAGGCATCACCCAAGTATACAAAGGCATTACTGAAAAGGGCACGATGCTTTGAAGCATTGGATAGGTTGGATCTAGCTTGTAAGGATGCGCAGAAGGTGCTGAGCTTGGAACCCAACAATATTACTGCATTGGAGCTCTTTGAGAGCATTAGGGAAGAGATGGAGGAGACAGAAATGCTTTTGGAGAATCAGCTGGCTGTGTCATTACCAGAGGAGCCTAAGTCCATTGTTTCTGCAAAAGAGAGGATCAAGAGGAAAGTATCTCGCAGATTTAGAAACAATTCTATAGTCGAGGAAGAGGTGTGGTTGATTCATGATGATGAGATGCAAGAGAATGACCAAGACAGCAAGGAAGAAGAGTGCGATGAAGAAAACGACCACCATATGACAAGTAATTTAAATAATGAAGAAAATGACAGTGAGGAGATGCGGTCAAAGCATGATGAGGATAACTGCAGGTACACTGAACAGCAGAACCATATGAAGCATAGCCAGTACAGACAAGGACCAGCAAACGATGAATGTCAGCTACTGCATCATGCTTCATGGGACATGGAAGAGATGCACCGCAAACAAACTCACAGTCAAAACAAGGCCCTCAAAGAGCTAGATGTGAGAAGCTGTCAGCAGCATCAGCAGGAGATGCATCCAAAGCAGGATCAAATCTCTGGTGTGAACAAACGTCAAAAGCAAATTGAGGAGGAGATTCGAAGAACTAGTCCTAGCAAAAACGAGAACCGTATTGAGATGTACGAAAGGcatataaaagaaaaacactcaGAGCGGCATATTAGTCGTGGTGAGGAGGACAAGCAGGAAAAGCAGATGGGAATCAAAGTAGCAAGTCATGGGAAAGACCAGCAGTACCAACAACAcatcaaggagaagaaggattcAAATAAAGAAACAAGGACTGTAAAGTTTGTGTTGGGAGATGATATAAGGATTGCTCTGGTTCCAGAAAATTGTAGTCTGATACAATTGATAAACATAGCTCGGTGTAAGTACAGTCCCCACCTCAAGGCAATGCTTCTTAAATTTAAGGACATAGAAGGCGACTTGGTGACAATTACGTCGACTGAAGAACTAAGGTGGGTTGAGGACCTAAAACAAGGACCAGCTCGGTTGTACATAAAAGAAGTAAGTCCTGAGCGTGAGATCACAAGGGACATTGTTATGCCCAGTATTTCTATTGCAACATTACAAAAAAAGCATAGCATCTCCGAGTGTGGAAGCTCTAGGCatgcagcagaagaagaaaagaactcCTCATATGTTGATGACTGGATGGTACAGTTTGCTCGTCTATTCAAGAACCATGTTGGTTTTGATTCTGATGCATATGTGGATCTCCGTGACCTTGGTACACGGCTGTATTATGAAGCGATGGAAGACACCATCACCAGCGAAGAAGCTCAAGAGATATTCCATGCTGCAGAGGCGAAATTTCAAGAAATGGCAGCTCTAGCATTGTTTAATTGGGGCAACATCCACATGTCTCGTGCAAAGAAGAGATTAGTTTTATCTGAAGATGCTACCAAGGAATCTGTACTTTCTCAGGTTAAAAGTGCATATGAATGGGCATGCGCTGAATATGTCAAGGCTGGAAAGAAGTTTGAAGACACTGTGGATGTAAAACCGGACTTTTATGAAGGCCTCATTGCACTTGGACATCAGCAGTTTGAGCAAGCAAAGCTTTCTTGGCGTTATGCAGATGCATGTAAGGTAGACATGGGAACTGAAGTACTAGAACTATTTAACCGTGCTGAGGACAATATGGAAAAAGGAATGGAGATGTGGGAGGGAATAGAATATTTGCGGGTGAAAGGGATGTCTAAAtcaaaaaaggagaaaatcctACTGGATAAGTTGGGCTTGGATGGGCATCAACAAGATTTAACAGCAGATGAAGCGGTTGAGCAAGCTTCAAATATGCGATCACAGCTAAACATTTCATGGGGTACCATTCTTTATGAACGTTCAGTGGTAGAACTTAAATTAGGTCTTTCTAGCTGGGAGGAAAGTCTCACCGAAGCAATTGAAAAATTTAAGACTGGTGGAGCTTCTCTGGCAGATATCAGTGTAATGGTAAAGAACCATTGTATAAATGAGAAAACTCAAGAAG GATTGAGCTTCAAGATTGATGAGATAGTTCAAGCATGGAACGAAATGTATGATGCTAAAAAGTTGAAAAATGGTAGTTCTTCTTTTCGTCTTGAACCTTTGTTTCGAAGGCAACCTTCGAAGCTGCATAATATACTAGAGCACATAAAGTACACATGA